In a genomic window of Glycine max cultivar Williams 82 chromosome 13, Glycine_max_v4.0, whole genome shotgun sequence:
- the LOC100781569 gene encoding syntaxin-124, translating to MNDLFSSSFKKYSDLKEQSHIDDVEAGKESVNLDKFFDEVENVKEDMRLVEKLYRKLQESNEESKIVHNAKTMKDLRARMDQDVQQVLKRVKLIKGKLESLERSNAANRNIPGCGPGSSADRTRTSVVSGLGKKLKDLMDDFQGLRARMQNEYKETVERRYFTITGEKADEDTIENLISSGESESFLQRAIQEQGRGQIMDTISEIQERHDAVKEIEKNLIELHQVFLDMAALVESQGQQLNNIESHVARASSFVRRGTEQLQDAREYQKSSRKWTCYAILLGIVLVVVLLFPLLTSLLPHLLY from the coding sequence ATGAACGACCTATTCTCAAGCTCCTTCAAGAAATACAGTGACCTGAAAGAACAGTCCCACATTGATGATGTGGAAGCTGGGAAGGAAAGTGTCAACCTCGATAAGTTCTTCGACGAGGTGGAGAATGTGAAAGAAGACATGAGACTAGTTGAGAAGTTGTATAGAAAACTGCAAGAGTCTAATGAAGAAAGCAAAATCGTTCACAATGCTAAAACCATGAAGGATCTTCGAGCCAGAATGGACCAAGATGTTCAGCAGGTTCTCAAACGCGTGAAACTCATAAAGGGCAAGCTTGAATCTCTCGAACGTTCCAATGCAGCCAACAGAAACATTCCAGGGTGTGGTCCAGGTTCCTCAGCGGATCGAACCCGAACCTCGGTGGTTAGTGGCTTAGGGAAGAAACTGAAGGACTTGATGGATGATTTTCAAGGGTTGAGGGCAAGAATGCAGAATGAGTACAAGGAAACCGTGGAACGAAGGTACTTCACCATCACAGGAGAAAAGGCTGATGAGGACACCATAGAGAACTTGATATCAAGTGGAGAAAGTGAGAGTTTTCTTCAGAGGGCGATTCAGGAACAAGGGAGGGGTCAGATAATGGACACCATATCGGAGATTCAAGAGAGACACGATGCTGTTAAGGAGATAGAGAAGAACTTGATTGAGCTGCATCAGGTGTTTTTGGACATGGCAGCTCTTGTTGAGTCTCAGGGTCAACAACTTAATAACATAGAGAGTCATGTGGCACGTGCGAGTTCTTTTGTGAGGAGAGGCACTGAGCAACTTCAAGATGCCAGAGAGTATCAAAAGAGTTCTAGGAAGTGGACTTGTTATGCCATTCTTCTTGGCATTGTGCTTGTTGTTGTGCTCCTGTTTCCTCTCTTGACATCACTTTTACCTCACTTATTGTATTGA